The Candidatus Babeliales bacterium genome includes a region encoding these proteins:
- the rfbF gene encoding glucose-1-phosphate cytidylyltransferase, whose translation MKNNVPVMILAGGYGTRLREETEFKPKPMVLVGGKPIIWHIMKIYSSYGFRRFIVCLGYKGDVIRNYFLNYRYHNVDFTINTQTGSIIEHQMDDDRWEITLVDTGSECLTGGRIARAARYVNTDYFMCTYGDGVADVDINKLVDFHLQHGQLATLTGVRNPFRFGNLKISKDVVAKFSEKAGTAEDWINGGFFVFNRGFLKYLSTESSCILEQHALPEVVRDRQLKIYKHHGFWQCMDTIRDHEKLEQLWLTGAPWKKWETPPAIKPAVREKLDKNSEQIPI comes from the coding sequence ATGAAAAATAATGTACCGGTTATGATTTTAGCAGGGGGTTATGGGACCAGGCTTAGAGAAGAAACTGAGTTTAAACCTAAGCCAATGGTGTTGGTAGGTGGTAAACCCATTATCTGGCACATTATGAAAATTTATTCTTCGTATGGCTTTCGTAGATTTATTGTTTGCCTTGGTTATAAAGGCGATGTGATCCGCAATTATTTTTTAAATTATCGTTATCATAACGTTGATTTTACAATCAATACCCAAACCGGAAGTATCATCGAGCATCAAATGGATGATGATCGATGGGAGATTACGTTGGTTGATACTGGTTCTGAATGCTTGACGGGTGGCAGAATTGCGCGCGCTGCACGATATGTGAATACAGATTATTTTATGTGCACATACGGAGATGGCGTTGCAGATGTGGATATTAATAAACTTGTTGATTTTCACTTGCAACATGGGCAATTAGCTACATTGACTGGTGTAAGGAATCCGTTTCGTTTTGGGAACTTAAAAATATCAAAAGATGTTGTTGCAAAATTTTCGGAAAAAGCTGGCACCGCTGAAGACTGGATCAATGGTGGATTTTTCGTATTCAACAGAGGATTTCTTAAATATCTATCTACGGAATCGTCATGTATTTTGGAACAACATGCTCTCCCCGAGGTCGTTCGAGATAGGCAACTGAAAATTTATAAACACCATGGTTTTTGGCAGTGTATGGATACGATACGCGACCATGAAAAATTAGAACAACTGTGGTTAACGGGAGCCCCATGGAAAAAGTGGGAGACTCCTCCAGCGATTAAGCCTGCCGTGCGAGAGAAACTTGATAAAAATTCTGAGCAGATACCCATCTAG
- a CDS encoding cephalosporin hydroxylase family protein, whose amino-acid sequence MKQQTDLKKLSTDWLIASNSVRYSYNFQWMGIPIIQLPQDIVAMQELIWEVKPDYIVETGIAHGGSVIFYASMLKLVANNGKVIAVDIDIRETNKKAIESHPLFNNVTLLEGSSTDQSIVEKIASYINPEKKVLVCLDSNHTHAHVLEELQLYSPLVTKDSYLVVFDTTIEDVPSELFSNRPWDRKNNPKTAIVEFLKTNNRFVVDRTIDEKLLITANRDGFLKCIAN is encoded by the coding sequence ATGAAACAACAGACAGATCTTAAAAAACTCTCCACTGATTGGTTGATAGCGAGCAATAGCGTCAGATACTCCTACAACTTCCAATGGATGGGTATCCCCATTATACAGCTCCCCCAAGACATTGTTGCTATGCAAGAACTCATTTGGGAAGTTAAACCAGATTACATTGTAGAAACAGGCATCGCACACGGCGGCTCTGTTATCTTTTATGCATCTATGCTGAAACTAGTTGCTAATAATGGCAAAGTCATCGCTGTTGACATCGATATCAGGGAAACCAATAAAAAAGCCATTGAAAGTCACCCTCTCTTTAATAATGTCACCTTGCTCGAAGGTTCATCAACCGACCAAAGCATTGTTGAGAAGATTGCTTCATATATAAACCCAGAGAAAAAGGTACTTGTATGCCTAGACTCAAATCATACGCACGCTCACGTCCTTGAAGAGCTACAGCTCTACTCTCCACTTGTAACCAAAGATAGCTATCTCGTTGTTTTCGATACAACCATAGAGGATGTTCCGAGTGAACTATTCTCAAATAGACCATGGGACAGGAAAAATAATCCAAAAACAGCAATCGTTGAGTTTCTTAAAACTAATAACCGATTTGTAGTTGATCGGACAATCGATGAAAAACTATTAATCACGGCGAATCGTGACGGTTTTTTGAAATGTATTGCAAATTAA
- a CDS encoding TIGR00180 family glycosyltransferase — protein sequence MNNSRLKDVTMILITHDRSHFLARSLAYYSEMNAACKIIIADSSGSKHAAENKVLVEKFNSCGLDIEYRHLEDANKEVDALAHFLSCAIKVVDAANLVTTPYTLLAPDDDFFILDAIEKSIQFLDENVDYVCCQGRQIEFFLKRRLANNDFIWKPLLPFRLPEARSDDPVERLHYMLERYKDAYYAVYRTNAFRRIFGEIQRCPLDVIFVEALHRALAGILGKTKVLDVLYFIRQSASDSNSMGFDHSQLLYKNLFQKMCLVHEVIGRWLCEYGGVERERAETLAHFYTNRFVNWKPDWAVVPPVAVPISRFKSYIKHLLPAKSIAWINQRRSWIRERYEKKIQRKLLVKQYSKLLGMYPIQFMKIRELVIKSDIVVPINTDRWKEL from the coding sequence ATGAACAATAGCCGCCTCAAAGATGTGACCATGATTTTGATCACTCACGATAGATCTCATTTTTTAGCAAGATCGCTTGCATACTATAGCGAGATGAACGCAGCATGTAAGATTATTATTGCTGATTCCAGTGGTTCTAAGCATGCAGCGGAAAATAAAGTTCTTGTAGAAAAATTCAACTCTTGCGGCCTTGATATTGAGTACAGACATTTAGAGGATGCTAATAAAGAGGTTGATGCCCTTGCACATTTTTTGAGTTGCGCCATCAAGGTTGTTGATGCTGCGAACCTTGTGACTACACCGTACACTCTTCTTGCCCCGGACGATGATTTTTTTATTTTGGATGCTATAGAGAAATCAATCCAGTTTTTGGATGAAAATGTCGATTATGTATGCTGTCAGGGAAGGCAGATTGAGTTTTTTTTAAAACGGAGATTGGCTAATAATGATTTTATATGGAAACCGCTTCTGCCATTCAGATTACCTGAGGCCAGATCGGACGATCCAGTTGAACGCCTACACTACATGCTGGAGCGCTATAAAGATGCATATTATGCTGTTTATAGAACAAATGCGTTTCGTCGTATATTTGGAGAAATACAGAGGTGCCCTCTAGATGTGATCTTTGTTGAGGCGTTACATAGGGCGTTAGCGGGTATTTTAGGAAAAACCAAGGTTTTGGATGTTCTATATTTCATACGACAGAGTGCGAGTGATTCTAATAGTATGGGATTCGATCATTCTCAGTTGCTCTACAAAAATTTGTTTCAAAAAATGTGTTTAGTCCACGAAGTCATTGGGCGATGGTTGTGTGAATATGGGGGGGTCGAGCGAGAACGTGCAGAAACTTTGGCCCATTTCTACACCAATCGCTTTGTTAATTGGAAGCCTGACTGGGCGGTTGTTCCGCCGGTTGCAGTGCCGATATCGCGTTTTAAAAGCTATATAAAACACTTGCTTCCTGCGAAAAGTATTGCTTGGATCAATCAGAGACGGTCATGGATTCGAGAACGATATGAAAAAAAAATACAGCGCAAGTTGTTAGTGAAGCAATATTCTAAATTGCTAGGCATGTACCCGATTCAATTTATGAAAATTCGGGAATTGGTTATAAAATCTGATATAGTGGTGCCAATCAATACAGATCGTTGGAAAGAATTATGA